One window of Myxocyprinus asiaticus isolate MX2 ecotype Aquarium Trade chromosome 4, UBuf_Myxa_2, whole genome shotgun sequence genomic DNA carries:
- the LOC127439759 gene encoding acanthoscurrin-2-like: MTGFGGLGGGHRAETGGLGSVHRAGVGSGDLGGGHRAGTGSGGLEGGHRVGTGSGGLGGGHRAGTGVLGGSPRKGMEFGGLATGGGNLGGGAIGGSRGGAAGVGT; the protein is encoded by the coding sequence ATGACAGGATTcggaggcctggggggtggccacagagcagagacaggaggcctgggaagcGTCCACAGGGCAGGGGTAGGATCGGGAGACctaggaggtggccacagggcaggaacaggatcaggaggcctggaaggtggCCACAGAGTGGGAACaggttcaggaggcctgggaggcggccacagagcagggacaggagtTTTGGGAGGCAGCCCTAGGAAGGGAATGGAGTTCGGCGGTTTGGCCACAGGAGGTGGAAACTTAGGGGGTGGAGCCATAGGTGGATCCAGAGGTGGAGCAGCAGGAGTAGGGACTTGA